From the genome of Haloterrigena sp. KLK7, one region includes:
- a CDS encoding NAD(P)H-hydrate dehydratase, with protein MITGERMGAVDENAAALGVPRKQLMESSGNAVARAVRDVAEPGDRVAIVAGRGNNGGDAFVAARFLDRYDVTTLLLGRAANVGTEIARENWDALEEAEYDTREVTDSSQFELPDADVVVDAMLGTGISGDLREPAATAAAEINAADATVVAVDVPSGFDADDGDHADNGVEADRVVTFHDTKPGLEDLDAEITVADIGIPAAAERYVGPGDIDLARPDTREGRPNVIGGGPYTGAPALAAQAALRSSAELAFVAAPDSVAGEIQGYSEDLIVQSYESDVLTPEVADDLLETAENYDNVVVIGPGLGTADETLEATRQFLSEYTGRAVVDADALEVVPEIETEATLVCTPNRGELARMGGPDTDDLAAAADEIEDFAAELGQIVLAKGENDVITDGERTRISRSGTVGMKVGGTGDTLAGIVAALLEHAEPLDAAAAGAHVNGLAGERLADRQEHGFLASDMLAELPAVLWGGDDE; from the coding sequence ATGATCACAGGCGAGCGGATGGGCGCCGTCGACGAGAACGCCGCGGCGCTCGGCGTGCCGCGAAAGCAGTTGATGGAGTCGAGCGGGAACGCCGTCGCCCGCGCGGTCCGCGACGTCGCGGAGCCGGGCGACCGAGTCGCCATCGTCGCCGGCCGGGGCAACAACGGCGGGGACGCGTTCGTCGCCGCCCGCTTCCTCGACCGGTACGACGTCACGACGCTCCTGCTCGGTCGCGCCGCGAACGTCGGCACGGAGATCGCTCGCGAGAACTGGGACGCCCTCGAGGAAGCCGAGTACGACACGCGAGAAGTGACGGACTCGAGCCAGTTCGAGCTCCCCGACGCGGACGTGGTCGTCGACGCGATGCTGGGGACGGGGATCAGCGGCGACCTCCGGGAGCCCGCGGCGACTGCAGCCGCGGAAATCAACGCGGCCGACGCGACCGTCGTCGCGGTCGACGTCCCCTCCGGCTTCGACGCCGACGACGGCGACCACGCCGACAACGGCGTCGAGGCGGACCGCGTCGTCACCTTCCACGATACGAAGCCGGGCCTCGAGGACCTCGACGCGGAGATCACCGTCGCGGACATCGGCATTCCCGCCGCGGCCGAGCGATACGTCGGCCCCGGCGATATCGACCTCGCGCGGCCCGACACCCGCGAGGGACGGCCGAACGTGATCGGCGGCGGCCCCTACACCGGCGCGCCGGCGCTGGCGGCCCAGGCCGCGCTCCGCAGCAGTGCGGAACTGGCCTTCGTCGCCGCGCCCGACTCCGTCGCCGGCGAGATCCAGGGCTATAGCGAGGACCTCATCGTCCAGTCCTACGAGAGCGACGTGCTCACGCCCGAGGTGGCTGACGACCTCCTCGAGACCGCCGAGAACTACGACAACGTCGTCGTCATCGGTCCCGGCCTCGGCACCGCCGACGAGACGCTCGAGGCGACCCGCCAGTTCCTCTCGGAGTACACCGGCCGGGCGGTCGTCGACGCGGACGCCCTCGAGGTCGTTCCCGAGATCGAGACCGAGGCGACGCTGGTCTGTACGCCCAACCGCGGCGAACTCGCGCGGATGGGCGGCCCGGACACCGACGACCTCGCCGCCGCGGCCGACGAGATCGAGGACTTCGCGGCCGAGCTGGGACAGATCGTCCTCGCGAAGGGGGAAAACGACGTGATCACCGACGGCGAGCGCACGCGGATCAGCCGCTCGGGCACCGTCGGGATGAAGGTCGGCGGCACCGGCGACACGCTCGCCGGGATCGTCGCCGCGCTGCTCGAGCACGCCGAGCCGCTCGACGCCGCCGCCGCGGGCGCCCACGTCAACGGCCTCGCGGGCGAACGACTCGCCGACCGGCAGGAACACGGCTTCCTCGCGTCCGATATGCTCGCGGAACTTCCCGCGGTGCTCTGGGGTGGTGACGATGAGTGA
- the moaC gene encoding cyclic pyranopterin monophosphate synthase MoaC, with protein MSEGDRAEGSDRRESDANDGEADDLTHTTDEGDVQMVDVGDKPDSERRAVAAGEIRLQPSTVEAIRDDEIGKGDVLATARVGAIQAVKHTWETIPMCHQIPITNVDTAFDLREDRVELEVAVETTGKTGCEMEALEGVTTGLNVVWDMVKAVEKDDDGQYPETGIENVRVVTKEKHRK; from the coding sequence ATGAGTGAGGGCGACCGCGCCGAAGGATCCGACCGACGGGAGAGCGACGCGAACGACGGTGAGGCCGACGACCTCACCCACACCACCGACGAGGGCGACGTCCAGATGGTCGACGTCGGCGACAAGCCCGACAGCGAGCGCCGCGCGGTCGCCGCCGGGGAGATCCGCCTGCAGCCGTCGACGGTCGAGGCGATCCGCGACGACGAGATCGGCAAGGGCGACGTGCTCGCCACCGCCCGCGTCGGCGCGATTCAGGCCGTCAAACACACCTGGGAGACGATTCCGATGTGCCACCAGATCCCGATCACCAACGTCGACACCGCGTTCGACCTCCGCGAGGACCGGGTCGAACTCGAGGTGGCCGTCGAGACGACCGGGAAGACGGGCTGCGAGATGGAGGCCCTCGAGGGCGTCACGACCGGCCTCAACGTCGTCTGGGACATGGTCAAGGCCGTCGAGAAGGACGACGACGGCCAGTATCCCGAGACGGGCATCGAGAACGTCCGGGTCGTGACGAAGGAGAAACACCGGAAGTGA